From one Papio anubis isolate 15944 chromosome 12, Panubis1.0, whole genome shotgun sequence genomic stretch:
- the OLFR651 gene encoding olfactory receptor 651 (The RefSeq protein has 2 substitutions compared to this genomic sequence), whose translation MYNLSCYNPSSFIFVGIPGLEKFHIWIGIPFCVIYAVAVVGNCILLYLIAVEHSLHEPMVFFLSMLATTDLILSTATVPKLLSNFWIGSQEITFSGCLTQMFFLHFSFVVDSAILLAMAFDRYVAICFPLRYTTILTPQVIIKLMVSIVVRSFSIILPDVFLLKRLPFCRTHIIPHTYCEHIGVAQLSSADISINIWYGFAVPLMTVISDVIFIAVSYAFILCAVFQLSSQGARQKALSTCGSHVCVILMFYTPAFFSILAHRFGHSVPQNVLILFANLYVAIPPALNPIVYGVKTKQTQDKFILLFSLKKSQ comes from the coding sequence ATGTATAACTTGAGTTGTTATAACCCCAGTTCCTTTATCTTTGTTGGAATACCTGGCCTGGAGAAGTTCCACATATGGATTGGGATTCCCTTTTGTGTCATCTATGCTGTGGCTGTTGTGGGCAATTGCATCCTTCTCTACCTCATTGCAGTTGAACACAGCCTTCATGAGCccatgtttttcttcctctctatgCTGGCCACCACAGACCTCATCTTGTCCACTGCCACAGTGCCCAAACTGCTCAGTAACTTCTGGATTGGCTCCCAAGAAATAACCTTTTCTGGTTGTCTAACTCAGATGTTCTTCCTCCACTTCAGCTTTGTGGTGGACTCAGCCATCCTGCTGGCCATGGCATTTGATCGCTATGTGGCCATCTGCTTCCCCTTGAGATATACCACCATCCTGACTCCGCAAGTGATCATCAAGCTTATGGTGAGCATTGTTGTGAGAAGCTTCTCCATCATCCTACCAGATGTTTTTCTGCTAAAACGGTTACCCTTTTGCAGGACACATATCATCCCTCACACCTACTGTGAGCACATAGGTGTTGCTCAGCTTTCATCTGCAGACATCTCCATCAACATCTGGTATGGGTTTGCTGTACCTCTCATGACTGTCATGTCAGATGTGATCTTCATTGCTGTTTCCTATGCCTTCATCCTTTGTGCTGTATTCCAACTCTCATCCCAGGGTGCCCGCCAAAAAGCCCTCAGCACCTGTGGTTCCCATGTCTGTGTCATCCTCATGTTTTACACCCCTGCCTTCTTCTCCATCCTTGCTCATCGCTTTGGGCACAGTGTTCCTCAAAATGTGCTTATCCTGTTTGCCAACCTCTATGTGGCCATCCCTCCTGCTCTAAATCCTATTGTTTATGGAGTGAAGACAAAGCAGACACAGGACAAATttattctcctcttctctttgaaGAAGTCACAATGA